From Nitrospirota bacterium, the proteins below share one genomic window:
- a CDS encoding filamentous hemagglutinin N-terminal domain-containing protein, which yields MNVPLGSRGERARAVLARCALRRTRFLFVACLVASTTLHDITRAQVATNITPSGLNTVVTPNGNVYEITGGTRPGNGPNLFHSFGEFSVGATDIARFQPTPSTLGPISLDATIGNILGRVTGVNGNPPNISSIFGTIDSATFYPKANLFLMNPAGIIFGPNASLNVGGSVTFTTANYIRLFDGVNSANFYADPAHDTLANSMFAVSPLVDFGFVTPAALGFLSDSPAGMTVQGSTLSVPLAQAITLVGGDITITTDSESGASANLLAPSGEIRIASIASAGEVLLPTLETGLNISDHSVTAFGSVRIEEGAFLDVTDNDFSGDGRGGAIRIRGGQFIMDSATLSANTLGDVDGPSLAISVDITGGITLDNFSAISAATVGAGRTGDVELRAADVQVRGGSGIGTFSLGSGHAGDVRITGSNSVTISGEFTSVTSDAFDIGNGGTISLNSNTVLIDDLAEIKTGTDTVGRAGDIILDVGNLMVLRGGSIQTLAGVSGSSGSIAITAQDTVTLSGQTSTGLNRMTDVGITSIRNLSNSDGDNGGIAINADRLVLTNDASIKSETFTGEAAPVTISANTAVTIASGSQIISEGTSSAIAPIHISAPTIMLDQGSVRTTTVGSGNAGAITLNTTIGNLILSNGSEVISSTQQGSGLGGAITLSSADSILVSGNSVVQASSGVDTVAGPRGSGDAGPITATAQDLVSLLGVGSGFFSETKASGNAGAITVRANDVQITDGAVVSAKSTGSGAAGSVTIEGTASPAQSVLIGGIGSGVFTETQSSGAGGNITVESQQVQLEDSATISSKTTGSGNAGNILVKTDTFSMTGGATITAESTGSGQAGTVTIQGLDSPAESILISGAGSGVFTTTSGTGAGGDIFLNANSVTLQNGGTLSAATSGTAASAIGGTITVHANTIEVLSGATMTAQSTGAGSAGSITVQGLASPAQSIVIDGPGSGLLTEAHGTGDGGSITVSAHQVQLTNQAKLSATTTGAGDAGDVLVQGDTVSLLSGARLESGSIKRTPTSPAPTGQGGTVTVEGIASPATSIVLSGPGSGIFTTAEGSGTGGNITMTASQSVTLTDGASVAASSTGPANAGNIAIDAGNSFFVQDSSVTTSATQASGGDISVQASSIFRMINSQMTASVQQGSNTFGGNITIDPQFVILQNQSQILATAVEGTGGNILIVTPVFLADQTSIVDASSQFGRSGTVTIQSPTSQLAGTLATLPQSVRQAAALNTVRCAAQMGGQASSFIVAGRDTLPAEPGGWMMSALTPPLSPAGRGETVESAGAGQEARRDTLTPSFSQGEREQAVSLRRMTPGGFLTQAFAIEGSPGCGS from the coding sequence ATGAACGTACCATTGGGATCAAGAGGTGAACGAGCGAGAGCAGTGCTTGCTCGTTGTGCCCTTAGGAGAACAAGGTTTCTGTTTGTCGCTTGCCTTGTAGCCTCCACGACCCTGCACGATATTACTCGAGCGCAGGTTGCAACGAATATTACACCCAGCGGCCTCAACACCGTCGTTACGCCGAACGGCAACGTGTACGAAATCACCGGAGGAACCCGACCAGGAAACGGACCGAACTTGTTTCACAGTTTCGGCGAATTCAGCGTCGGTGCAACGGACATCGCGCGCTTCCAACCAACGCCCTCCACGCTAGGACCAATTTCTCTGGACGCGACGATCGGCAACATCCTCGGGCGGGTCACCGGTGTGAACGGGAATCCGCCTAACATCTCCAGCATCTTCGGCACCATCGACAGCGCCACTTTTTATCCTAAAGCAAATCTGTTTCTGATGAATCCCGCCGGGATCATCTTCGGCCCTAACGCCAGCTTGAATGTGGGCGGCTCGGTCACCTTCACCACGGCCAACTACATTCGCCTCTTTGACGGAGTGAACAGCGCAAACTTCTACGCAGATCCAGCACATGACACGCTGGCGAACAGCATGTTCGCCGTTTCGCCCTTAGTGGACTTTGGGTTTGTGACGCCGGCGGCCTTGGGGTTTCTGAGCGACTCCCCAGCCGGCATGACAGTTCAGGGCAGTACTCTTTCGGTTCCTCTTGCGCAAGCGATCACCTTGGTCGGCGGGGATATTACGATTACGACCGATTCGGAGTCAGGCGCATCAGCCAACCTCTTGGCGCCGAGCGGGGAAATCCGTATCGCCAGTATTGCTTCAGCCGGTGAAGTGTTACTCCCTACGCTCGAGACAGGTTTGAATATCAGCGACCATTCGGTGACGGCATTCGGATCTGTTCGCATAGAGGAAGGAGCCTTTCTCGACGTCACCGACAATGATTTCTCAGGTGACGGACGTGGCGGAGCAATTCGTATCCGTGGCGGACAGTTCATCATGGACAGCGCGACGCTTTCGGCCAATACCCTTGGTGATGTTGATGGCCCATCGCTTGCGATCAGTGTGGACATCACGGGAGGCATCACGCTCGATAATTTCAGCGCGATTTCGGCGGCAACCGTAGGAGCGGGACGGACCGGAGATGTGGAACTTAGGGCTGCTGATGTGCAAGTGCGAGGAGGCTCCGGTATTGGAACCTTTAGTCTAGGGAGCGGTCATGCAGGTGATGTTCGGATAACCGGATCGAATTCTGTCACCATTAGTGGAGAATTCACCAGCGTCACAAGCGACGCCTTCGACATCGGGAACGGCGGCACGATCTCTCTCAACTCCAATACGGTGTTGATCGATGATCTTGCCGAGATCAAGACCGGAACTGATACGGTTGGCCGCGCCGGCGACATCATTCTGGATGTCGGGAACCTGATGGTTTTGCGCGGAGGCAGTATACAGACATTGGCAGGGGTCAGTGGGTCATCAGGTTCCATTGCGATAACAGCTCAAGATACGGTGACCCTGTCAGGCCAAACGAGCACAGGCCTCAATCGCATGACTGACGTGGGAATCACTAGCATCCGCAATCTAAGCAACAGCGATGGCGATAACGGCGGCATCGCAATCAATGCGGATAGGCTTGTTCTCACGAACGACGCGAGCATTAAGAGTGAAACGTTTACCGGAGAGGCCGCCCCGGTGACGATTTCCGCAAACACTGCCGTCACGATTGCGAGCGGAAGTCAAATCATCAGCGAGGGAACGTCGAGCGCGATTGCGCCCATCCACATCTCTGCCCCAACAATTATGCTCGACCAGGGAAGCGTAAGAACCACAACAGTGGGAAGCGGTAACGCAGGGGCCATTACGCTAAACACCACCATAGGCAATCTCATTCTGTCGAACGGCTCGGAGGTTATCAGCTCGACTCAGCAAGGAAGCGGCTTGGGCGGAGCCATCACCCTTTCTTCGGCAGACTCGATCCTGGTATCCGGCAACTCCGTGGTCCAGGCGAGTAGCGGAGTTGATACAGTCGCTGGGCCTCGAGGCAGTGGCGATGCTGGTCCTATCACAGCGACTGCGCAGGATCTCGTGTCACTGTTGGGGGTGGGATCAGGGTTCTTTAGCGAGACCAAAGCGTCCGGTAATGCCGGTGCCATCACCGTCCGGGCCAACGACGTCCAGATCACCGACGGCGCGGTGGTGTCGGCGAAGAGTACCGGATCCGGCGCGGCGGGAAGTGTGACCATCGAAGGCACGGCGAGTCCGGCGCAATCGGTTCTCATCGGCGGGATCGGCAGCGGCGTCTTCACGGAGACTCAAAGCTCCGGGGCGGGTGGCAACATCACTGTGGAATCCCAGCAAGTGCAGTTGGAGGACTCGGCCACGATATCGTCCAAGACCACCGGCTCCGGCAATGCGGGGAATATTTTGGTGAAGACCGACACGTTCAGCATGACCGGAGGTGCGACGATCACCGCCGAAAGCACCGGATCGGGTCAGGCCGGGACGGTCACAATCCAAGGCCTAGACAGTCCGGCTGAATCCATCTTGATCAGCGGCGCGGGCAGCGGCGTTTTCACCACCACTTCGGGCACCGGCGCGGGCGGCGACATCTTCCTCAATGCCAATTCCGTCACGCTCCAGAACGGTGGCACGCTCTCGGCGGCTACGTCCGGCACTGCCGCCTCCGCCATCGGCGGGACGATCACAGTGCACGCGAACACGATCGAGGTCCTGTCCGGAGCCACGATGACCGCGCAATCCACTGGGGCAGGCAGCGCCGGCAGCATTACGGTGCAGGGGTTGGCGAGTCCGGCGCAATCCATCGTGATTGACGGCCCCGGCAGCGGCCTCTTGACCGAGGCGCACGGCACGGGTGATGGCGGGAGCATCACCGTCTCGGCCCACCAGGTGCAACTCACCAATCAGGCGAAACTCTCGGCGACCACCACCGGCGCCGGCGATGCCGGGGATGTTCTCGTCCAGGGCGACACCGTCAGCCTCTTGAGCGGCGCCCGGCTCGAGAGCGGCAGCATCAAGCGAACGCCCACCTCTCCGGCCCCCACAGGCCAAGGCGGCACCGTGACCGTCGAAGGGATTGCCAGCCCGGCTACTTCGATCGTGCTCAGCGGCCCGGGCAGCGGCATCTTCACGACGGCGGAGGGATCCGGCACAGGCGGGAATATCACGATGACCGCGAGCCAGTCCGTCACGCTGACCGACGGGGCAAGCGTCGCCGCCAGCAGCACCGGGCCGGCGAATGCCGGCAACATCGCCATCGACGCCGGCAACTCGTTCTTCGTGCAGGACAGTTCGGTCACAACCAGTGCCACGCAGGCCAGCGGCGGGGATATCTCGGTCCAGGCCAGTTCGATTTTCCGGATGATCAACAGCCAGATGACGGCCTCAGTCCAGCAGGGCTCCAACACCTTTGGCGGGAACATCACCATCGATCCGCAGTTCGTGATCCTCCAGAACCAGAGCCAGATCCTCGCCACCGCCGTGGAGGGCACAGGCGGCAATATCCTGATCGTGACCCCGGTCTTTCTCGCGGATCAGACGAGCATCGTGGACGCCTCTTCGCAGTTCGGCCGGAGCGGGACGGTGACGATCCAGTCACCGACCTCGCAGTTGGCCGGGACCTTGGCGACGCTCCCGCAGTCGGTGCGGCAGGCGGCGGCCCTCAACACGGTGCGCTGTGCCGCGCAGATGGGGGGCCAAGCGAGCAGCTTCATCGTGGCGGGGCGGGATACGCTGCCGGCGGAGCCGGGCGGGTGGATGATGAGTGCCCTCACCCCTCCCCTCTCTCCAGCAGGGAGAGGGGAAACAGTTGAAAGCGCGGGCGCGGGGCAAGAGGCGCGGCGCGACACCCTCACCCCATCCTTCTCCCAGGGGGAGAGGGAGCAGGCCGTGTCATTGCGGCGGATGACGCCGGGCGGGTTCTTGACGCAGGCATTTGCAATTGAGGGGTCGCCAGGCTGCGGCTCGTGA
- a CDS encoding peroxidase family protein, which produces MRGRSALVFFVITLATGGCATIDPRELVDCVTYGLEGFRPVAAQRTERFLGKVDKDTARCRGGNKAVAGRDFPWVDWQNYWAAGDAGSKSWGSADGSGHFPPNGRGIDGALLDLEFQRMELIRFNLFDNSGTYEDYVKGRTEDGKPQDGPTLKVWQEMRLPRGHPQYEVVGGDDHQTCRGELIRFRTLTGICNDIRNPLMGSTGQPFARNVEFETTFPDLGKNDIVKNRHADRLELLKPDPQMISRTLFIRTQSQPHTCHAGLGLPGNSPEATCDYKKAPFFNVLAAFWIQFMTHDWFSHLEEGHNREVNGKPDLMPVGCMAEAAGKLGCRPDDRMDRASIAEQNDPPTFTHQGKTYLTRAYKTTRNTVTAWWDASQIYGYDERSHQRVKRDPKDPAKLQMITVGRRAGEGEKQGYLPQFDSTDPINPAWADQEATAFPDNWSVGLSFFHNVFAREHNQFVEAFRDRQQKTPNADSGLRHPARPDEEIPYKNVSDEELFQIARLVVSAEIAKIHTIEWTTQLLYDEPLYLGMNANWHGLLRGEGPVSRALEKIVVQSFGKSRDAKTANQWYSVFAAGPGIFGLGSRVYADDAIFSLYDPKKTDIWSLKNPDHVNGGTNHFGSPFNFPEEFITVYRLHPMVPDLLEYRELKNPNGIVEKIPVVETFRGKATPAMRDRGLANWALSMGRQRLGLLALQNHPQFLQNLPMPASRTGTGKLDVAALDLIRDRERGVPRFNEFRRQYGLKTLMSFDDFVDQRPPKESEARKEQEKLAQLLREVYGRHTCDASKIITTAQVNDDGTPINDCLGHPDGSMVDNVEDVDTVVGWLAEPVRPHGFAISETQFQVFILNASRRLFSDRFFTSSFRPEFYTHLGVEWVTNNGPDGKKMEPNKSNGHEVEVSPLKRVLQRTIPELKPELEHVINVFDPWARDRGEYYSLQWKPRPGAEADEAFR; this is translated from the coding sequence ATGCGCGGGCGGTCCGCTTTGGTGTTCTTCGTGATCACACTGGCAACCGGAGGGTGCGCCACGATCGATCCGCGGGAATTGGTTGACTGCGTCACGTACGGGCTCGAGGGATTTCGGCCGGTTGCGGCTCAACGCACCGAACGATTTCTAGGCAAGGTGGACAAAGACACCGCTCGCTGTCGGGGCGGGAACAAAGCCGTGGCGGGTCGCGACTTTCCCTGGGTGGACTGGCAGAACTACTGGGCTGCGGGAGATGCCGGTTCCAAGTCGTGGGGCTCCGCGGACGGGAGCGGGCACTTCCCCCCGAATGGACGCGGCATCGACGGGGCCTTGCTCGACCTCGAGTTCCAACGCATGGAGCTGATCAGGTTCAACCTGTTCGACAACAGCGGGACCTACGAGGACTATGTCAAGGGTCGGACGGAGGACGGCAAGCCACAAGACGGACCGACCCTGAAGGTCTGGCAAGAGATGCGGCTTCCGCGCGGGCATCCGCAGTACGAAGTCGTGGGCGGTGATGATCACCAGACCTGCCGCGGCGAGTTGATCCGCTTCCGCACTCTCACCGGCATCTGCAACGACATCCGCAATCCCCTTATGGGCTCCACCGGCCAGCCTTTCGCGCGCAACGTGGAGTTCGAGACCACCTTCCCGGACTTAGGCAAGAACGACATCGTCAAGAACCGCCACGCTGACCGACTGGAGTTGCTCAAGCCCGACCCGCAGATGATCAGTCGCACGCTCTTCATCCGAACACAATCGCAACCCCACACATGCCACGCGGGGCTCGGGTTGCCGGGTAACTCGCCCGAGGCCACCTGCGACTATAAGAAGGCCCCGTTCTTCAACGTCCTGGCCGCCTTCTGGATCCAATTCATGACGCACGATTGGTTCTCTCACCTGGAGGAAGGACACAACCGGGAAGTGAACGGGAAGCCCGACCTCATGCCCGTCGGATGCATGGCTGAGGCCGCCGGCAAGCTCGGATGCCGCCCCGATGACCGGATGGACCGAGCCTCCATCGCGGAGCAGAACGATCCGCCGACCTTCACCCACCAAGGCAAGACCTATCTCACCCGGGCCTATAAGACCACGCGGAATACCGTCACGGCCTGGTGGGATGCGTCGCAGATCTACGGCTATGACGAGCGGTCGCACCAGCGGGTCAAGCGAGATCCGAAAGACCCGGCCAAGCTCCAGATGATCACCGTGGGCCGGCGCGCGGGAGAGGGCGAGAAGCAAGGCTACCTGCCCCAGTTCGATTCAACCGATCCCATCAACCCCGCCTGGGCTGATCAGGAGGCGACGGCGTTCCCGGATAACTGGTCCGTCGGCCTGAGCTTCTTCCACAACGTCTTCGCCCGCGAGCACAACCAGTTTGTGGAGGCGTTCCGCGACCGGCAGCAGAAGACGCCGAACGCCGACAGCGGACTCCGCCATCCCGCCCGGCCCGACGAGGAGATCCCATACAAGAATGTGAGCGACGAAGAACTGTTCCAGATCGCGCGGCTCGTCGTCTCGGCGGAGATCGCCAAGATTCACACCATCGAGTGGACCACGCAACTGCTCTACGACGAGCCGCTCTATCTGGGCATGAACGCCAACTGGCACGGGCTCCTGCGTGGAGAGGGCCCGGTGTCGAGAGCCCTCGAAAAGATCGTGGTGCAATCCTTCGGCAAGTCCCGGGACGCGAAGACAGCCAATCAGTGGTATTCGGTCTTTGCCGCCGGACCGGGGATCTTCGGATTAGGCAGCCGCGTGTATGCCGACGATGCCATCTTCTCCCTCTACGATCCGAAGAAGACAGACATCTGGAGCCTGAAGAATCCCGACCACGTCAACGGGGGCACCAACCACTTCGGCTCGCCGTTCAACTTTCCAGAAGAGTTCATCACCGTCTATCGCCTGCACCCGATGGTACCCGATCTGCTCGAATACCGCGAGCTCAAGAATCCCAACGGCATCGTGGAGAAGATTCCGGTGGTCGAGACGTTCCGCGGCAAAGCCACGCCCGCGATGAGAGACCGGGGCTTGGCCAACTGGGCGCTATCGATGGGACGCCAACGGCTCGGACTGCTCGCGCTCCAGAACCACCCGCAGTTCCTGCAAAACTTGCCGATGCCCGCGTCGCGCACGGGGACCGGCAAACTCGACGTCGCGGCGCTTGACCTCATTCGGGACCGGGAACGTGGCGTGCCGCGATTCAACGAGTTTCGGCGACAGTATGGGCTGAAGACCCTCATGAGCTTTGACGATTTCGTGGACCAGCGGCCTCCCAAGGAGTCGGAAGCACGCAAGGAACAGGAAAAATTAGCGCAGCTTCTGCGCGAGGTCTACGGCCGGCACACTTGCGACGCGTCCAAAATCATCACCACAGCCCAAGTGAACGACGACGGGACGCCGATCAACGACTGCCTCGGACACCCCGACGGCAGCATGGTGGACAATGTCGAAGACGTGGACACCGTCGTGGGCTGGCTGGCGGAGCCAGTCCGGCCCCACGGCTTCGCCATCTCCGAGACCCAGTTCCAGGTCTTTATCCTCAACGCCTCGCGGCGCCTCTTCAGCGACCGGTTCTTCACGTCGAGCTTTCGGCCGGAGTTCTACACGCATCTGGGAGTGGAGTGGGTCACGAACAATGGTCCGGACGGCAAGAAAATGGAACCAAACAAGTCGAACGGCCATGAAGTGGAAGTATCGCCGCTCAAGCGCGTGCTCCAGCGGACCATCCCGGAACTCAAGCCGGAACTCGAACACGTGATCAACGTCTTCGACCCCTGGGCCCGCGACCGTGGGGAATATTACAGCCTGCAGTGGAAGCCGAGGCCAGGTGCGGAGGCGGACGAGGCGTTCAGGTAG
- a CDS encoding filamentous hemagglutinin N-terminal domain-containing protein, whose translation MRRTFLFHDWITRIPAVYQYVVIPVLSAVSLSLPCLLASGHAQTPITSSGLNTKVNLSTSETVPVGKVQYDITGGTREGTNLFHSFGEFSVPTNNIANFLNTGSVDLNGSLLAPNLPTSNILGRVTGGNPSSIFGTIRTTDFGNANLFLMNPAGIVFGPNASLNVGGSVTFTTANYLRLAEAGGTNAGIFHADQAMMNSVLTSAPVAAFGFLGSNPAAISVQGSTLAVQPGQSISLVGGHQGFSYSNPDTGVMASVSNGMTVIGGKLSAPRGQVNLAGTASPGEFLAGTWEHAANTSGESFGSLGAIEVTQKSAIDVSGAGGGTVRIRGGRFVLNDSTIFANITGPEVAAPGGGIDIDVAQDAVIQNGAVLQTNVSGNATPGVQYGGVTLKADRIEILGSQDFQRRPSTGIASEVALRSTGGSSGDINLEADSILIKDFGTFSTRITTRTRGVGNSGDITLKTTGNLEIDGVVFITTNSSSSPSGNAGSIELISTQGSISMTNAPFVSSQALASSTGTVGSITVSAPAGDILLADGVLFTRIDGTGANAGKGGIQLTAQNLTIENAGIQIDNFTPFQPGDMTVNLTGRLSLSGTLFPSTLLTTTRRSARSADLNITAHDVLLTDGSLVATETFRDGDAGTLNFFTQNLEITNGAQIRSSSRFNPFPPPGQPPEIPSGAGGTITIQGLASPAESILIDGPGSGIFTNTEGSGAGGSISLFANSVTVQNGGKVSAATSGSATSATGGTITVEGSQVQLDTGAVVTAETSGPADAGNILIKADTFSMTGGATVTANSTGSGAAGTVTIEGTASPAQSIVIDGTGSGIFTTTSGTGAGGDMDLFADTVTLQNGGTLSATSTGTAATAVGGTIGITATESVSLTGGASIAASSSGPADAGNIAIDAGNSFFMQDSSVTTSATQASGGDISVQASSIFRMINSQMTASVQQGSNTFGGNITIDPQFVILQNQSQILATAVEGTGGNILIVTPVFLADQTSLVDASSQFGRSGTVTIQSPTSQLAGTLATLPQSVRQAAALNTVRCAAQMGGQASSFIVAGRDTLPAEPGGWMMSALTLTPPLSLAGRGETVESAGAGREARGDTLTPSLSQGEREQTVSLRRMTPGGFLTQAFAIEGSPGCGS comes from the coding sequence ATGAGACGCACATTCCTGTTTCATGACTGGATAACAAGGATACCCGCTGTCTATCAGTACGTTGTGATTCCAGTCCTCAGTGCGGTGTCGTTGTCGCTCCCCTGCCTGTTAGCCTCTGGCCACGCCCAAACACCTATCACGTCGTCCGGACTCAACACGAAGGTCAACTTAAGCACATCAGAGACAGTTCCCGTAGGCAAAGTCCAATACGACATCACTGGCGGGACCAGAGAGGGGACGAACCTGTTTCATAGCTTCGGCGAGTTCAGTGTCCCGACCAACAACATCGCGAATTTTCTCAACACAGGTTCGGTTGATCTGAACGGTAGCCTACTCGCTCCCAATCTACCCACCTCCAACATTCTCGGCCGCGTCACCGGCGGCAACCCCTCCAGCATCTTCGGAACGATTCGGACTACCGACTTCGGCAATGCAAACCTCTTCCTCATGAACCCAGCCGGGATTGTCTTCGGCCCCAACGCCAGTTTGAACGTCGGTGGGTCGGTGACCTTCACCACCGCGAACTATCTACGGCTGGCAGAGGCTGGCGGAACGAATGCGGGAATATTTCACGCCGACCAGGCAATGATGAATAGCGTGCTGACCAGCGCCCCTGTGGCGGCGTTTGGATTCCTGGGGTCAAATCCCGCAGCGATTTCTGTCCAAGGCAGCACCTTGGCGGTTCAACCTGGCCAGTCAATTTCCCTTGTAGGAGGGCACCAAGGATTCTCCTATTCCAACCCGGACACCGGCGTTATGGCTTCCGTGTCAAACGGCATGACCGTCATTGGTGGCAAACTCTCGGCTCCGCGAGGTCAGGTCAACCTAGCCGGCACCGCCTCGCCTGGAGAATTTCTGGCAGGAACCTGGGAGCACGCCGCCAATACCAGTGGCGAATCGTTCGGATCGCTGGGTGCGATCGAGGTCACGCAAAAATCGGCCATCGATGTGAGCGGCGCCGGTGGGGGCACCGTTCGTATTCGCGGCGGCCGCTTCGTGTTGAACGATTCAACGATCTTCGCCAACATCACTGGTCCCGAGGTGGCCGCTCCGGGGGGCGGCATTGACATTGACGTGGCTCAAGATGCGGTGATTCAGAACGGCGCAGTCCTTCAAACCAATGTATCCGGCAATGCCACACCCGGTGTCCAATACGGCGGCGTGACCCTCAAGGCCGATCGCATCGAAATCTTGGGATCCCAGGATTTTCAGAGGCGACCCTCTACAGGAATTGCGTCCGAAGTGGCCCTACGCAGTACGGGAGGCAGCAGTGGTGATATCAACTTGGAAGCCGACTCGATCCTCATCAAAGACTTTGGAACATTCTCGACGCGGATAACTACGCGAACGCGCGGTGTCGGCAACTCGGGCGACATTACGCTGAAGACCACGGGCAACCTCGAAATCGACGGCGTCGTTTTTATTACGACAAACTCATCGTCATCCCCCTCTGGAAATGCCGGGTCCATCGAGTTGATCAGTACCCAGGGAAGTATCTCCATGACGAACGCACCGTTCGTGAGTTCCCAAGCTCTAGCAAGTAGTACTGGAACCGTCGGAAGTATCACGGTTAGCGCACCAGCCGGTGATATTCTCTTGGCTGATGGAGTTCTTTTTACACGCATCGACGGGACCGGGGCGAATGCGGGAAAGGGCGGGATTCAGCTTACCGCACAGAATCTCACCATAGAAAATGCCGGCATCCAAATCGACAATTTTACGCCCTTCCAGCCGGGAGATATGACCGTGAACCTTACCGGCCGCTTGAGCCTGAGCGGCACGTTGTTCCCCTCTACCCTTCTGACGACCACACGGCGATCGGCACGTTCTGCCGATCTCAACATCACGGCTCATGACGTTCTTCTTACCGACGGCAGCCTGGTCGCCACGGAAACGTTCCGAGACGGGGATGCGGGGACTCTCAATTTCTTTACTCAGAACCTCGAGATCACTAACGGCGCGCAAATCAGAAGCAGCAGCCGATTCAATCCGTTTCCTCCTCCGGGCCAGCCACCTGAAATTCCATCCGGTGCAGGGGGAACTATCACCATCCAGGGATTGGCAAGCCCGGCGGAATCTATCCTGATCGACGGTCCCGGCAGCGGCATCTTCACCAACACGGAGGGAAGCGGCGCAGGCGGGAGCATCAGCCTCTTCGCCAATTCCGTCACGGTTCAGAATGGTGGAAAGGTGTCGGCCGCCACCTCGGGTTCGGCGACTTCGGCGACCGGTGGCACAATCACCGTGGAGGGTAGTCAGGTACAACTGGATACCGGCGCGGTCGTCACCGCCGAAACCAGCGGCCCGGCGGACGCGGGCAATATCCTCATCAAGGCCGACACTTTCAGCATGACCGGCGGCGCGACGGTGACGGCGAACTCGACCGGCTCAGGCGCCGCCGGCACCGTGACCATCGAAGGCACGGCGAGCCCGGCGCAGTCGATCGTGATCGACGGAACGGGCAGCGGGATCTTTACTACCACCTCGGGCACCGGCGCGGGCGGCGACATGGACCTGTTCGCCGACACGGTCACACTCCAGAACGGCGGCACGCTGTCGGCCACAAGCACAGGCACCGCGGCGACTGCTGTCGGCGGCACGATCGGCATCACCGCCACGGAGTCGGTGAGCCTGACCGGCGGCGCGTCCATCGCGGCGAGCAGCAGCGGGCCGGCCGACGCGGGGAACATCGCCATCGACGCCGGCAACTCGTTCTTCATGCAGGACAGCTCGGTCACGACCAGTGCCACGCAGGCCAGCGGCGGGGATATCTCGGTCCAGGCCAGTTCGATTTTCCGGATGATCAACAGCCAGATGACGGCCTCAGTCCAGCAGGGCTCCAACACCTTTGGCGGGAACATCACGATCGATCCGCAGTTCGTGATCCTCCAGAACCAGAGCCAGATCCTCGCCACCGCCGTGGAGGGCACAGGCGGCAATATCCTGATCGTGACCCCGGTCTTTCTCGCGGATCAGACGAGCCTGGTGGACGCCTCTTCGCAGTTCGGCCGGAGCGGGACGGTGACGATCCAGTCGCCGACCTCGCAGTTGGCCGGGACCTTGGCGACGCTCCCGCAGTCGGTGCGGCAGGCGGCGGCCCTCAACACGGTGCGCTGTGCCGCGCAGATGGGGGGCCAAGCGAGCAGCTTCATCGTGGCGGGGCGGGATACGCTGCCGGCGGAGCCGGGCGGGTGGATGATGAGTGCCCTCACCCTCACCCCTCCCCTCTCCCTAGCAGGGAGAGGGGAAACAGTTGAAAGCGCGGGCGCGGGGCGAGAGGCGAGGGGCGACACCCTCACCCCATCCCTCTCCCAGGGGGAGAGGGAGCAGACCGTGTCATTGCGGCGGATGACGCCGGGCGGGTTCTTGACGCAGGCATTTGCAATTGAGGGGTCGCCAGGCTGCGGCTCGTAA